The following proteins are co-located in the Primulina tabacum isolate GXHZ01 chromosome 11, ASM2559414v2, whole genome shotgun sequence genome:
- the LOC142519724 gene encoding uncharacterized protein LOC142519724 — MHVRKPSSFKDLRTINEVTYTTFREAAITFGLIESNNTAEMCIEEAACYLMPHVLRQLFATVLVFCCPKNPIQLWSKFHDFLSEDFAHNRDLTPKMINHRVLDIVDNNLRSMGKKLEDFFHTDKDMSLDFDDRLAKDLQTEHDIYVPAEDLLVVEQLNVEQKNAYNQILYHVCNNLSSAFFIDGPGGTGKTFLYRALLATIRSNGDIAIATATSGVVASLLPGGRASHSRFKIPLEESNIKSCSVSKQSTLATLIKLAKIIIWDKATMTRRDVIEKFNEMLQDIIDSNLLLAVKLLCSVETSAKHYQLL; from the coding sequence ATGCATGTCAGAAAACCATCTTCTTTTAAAGACTTAAGAACGATTAACGAGGTTACTTATACAACATTCAGAGAGGCTGCAATAACCTTTGGCTTAATAGAAAGTAATAATACTGCTGAAATGTGTATTGAGGAAGCTGCTTGCTATTTAATGCCTCATGTTTTGCGGCAATTATTTGCTACAGTCCTCGTTTTTTGTTGCCCAAAAAATCCCATTCAGCTTTGGTCAAAATTTCATGATTTTCTCTCAGAAGACTTTGCTCATAATAGAGATCTTACTCCAAAAATGATTAATCATAGGGTTTTAGACATAGTTGATAACAACCTTCGTTCCATGGGTAAAAAATTAGAAGACTTCTTTCATACAGACAAAGACATGAGCTTAGATTTTGACGATAGATTGGCAAAAGACTTACAAACTGAGCATGATATTTATGTACCAGCCGAAGATCTATTAGTTGTGGAACAATTAAATGTAGAACAAAAAAATGCTTATAATCAAATCTTATATCATGTTTGCAATAATTTGTCAAGTGCTTTCTTTATTGACGGTCCTGGTGGTACTGGAAAAACGTTTCTATATAGAGCACTTCTTGCTACGATTCGATCAAATGGTGACATAGCAATTGCGACCGCAACTTCAGGAGTTGTGGCATCTTTGCTTCCAGGAGGTCGTGCTTCACATTCGAGATTTAAAATCCCTTTAGAAGAAAGTAATATCAAATCCTGTAGCGTTAGCAAGCAAAGCACATTAGCGACTTTAATAAAACTAGCAAAAATCATTATTTGGGATAAGGCTACGATGACTAGGCGTGATGTTATTGAAAAATTCAATGAAATGTTACAAGACATAATTGATTCAAATTTACTTTTGGCGGTAAAATTGTTGTGTTCGGTGGAGACTTCCGCCAAACATTACCAGTTATTGTAA